The following coding sequences are from one Carettochelys insculpta isolate YL-2023 chromosome 5, ASM3395843v1, whole genome shotgun sequence window:
- the NDUFB6 gene encoding NADH dehydrogenase [ubiquinone] 1 beta subcomplex subunit 6, translated as MAGYTPDEKLRLQQLRALRRRWLKDQELSPREPVLPPAKLGPVASFWERFLQPGGFWRLQTFKLYRAGIFAVTRLLIPAWIVHYYVKYHVMTKPYGIIEVKSRIFPGDRILETGEIIPPMEEEPTSHH; from the exons ATGGCTGGTTACACCCCCGACGAGAAGCTGCGGCTGCAGCAGCTACGTGCCCTTCGGCGCCGCTGGCTCAAGGACCAGGAGCTGAGTCCGCGCGAGCCCGTCCTGCCCCCGGCGAAACTCGGGCCAGTGGCCAGCTTCTGGGAGCGCTTCTTGCAGCCGGGTGGCTTCTGGCGGctgcag ACTTTCAAGCTGTACAGGGCTGGTATATTTGCAGTAACTCGATTGCTTATTCCTGCCTGGATTGTTCACTACTATGTCAAATATCATGTAATG ACAAAGCCATATGGTATTATTGAAGTGAAGTCCAGAATATTCCCG GGTGACAGAATTCTAGAGACAGGAGAAATAATCCCACCAATGGAAGAAGAGCCTACTAGTCATCACTGA
- the SMIM27 gene encoding small integral membrane protein 27 yields MRPLGRRARDWIFSLVLLVVFLSWGYVIYATRIAAQWQLQKDYPNQMNF; encoded by the exons ATGCGGCCGTTGGGCCGCCGCGCCCGGGACTGGATTTTCTCACTG GTTCTTCTTGTCGTATTTCTTTCATGGGGATATGTTATTTATGCAACAAGAATAGCAGCTCAATGGCAACTTCAGAAGGACTATCCCAATCAAATGAATTTTTAA
- the TOPORS gene encoding E3 ubiquitin-protein ligase Topors isoform X1 — MGDPLNYLTERGCRRRPRHGGEEPRAGLGPGPSPGRCRRQRLKAADAGQPHGKAKPSAPGSGAANVTSTTEEFTVDRSFSPKAGTSKLHQTMPADTSPDSKCPICLDRFDNVAYLDRCLHRFCFRCVQEWSKNKAVCPLCKQPFHSIFHTVRAEDDFKEYILRPLQNGSFASPDGRRFRYRTTLTRERHTSAHAQRSSSRRTLSPPDNGVLFEGLSGQPVRQRDGGIRQMIRRLASRRQASAEGRSLRQIQEEDIINFRRALYRSGVRVRNIQDGGRYRDISAEFFRRNPACLHRLVPWLKRELTVLFGAHGSLVNIVQHIIMSNVTRYDLESQAFADDLKPFLLHRTNHFLHEFISFARCPFNIEAYDQHANYDCPAPSYEEGSQSESSVITISPDETDSQEPDHNASAANVDQAPWDDETPGPSYSSSEQVHVAMASPLDTSETSDEEPSRNGTKLPGQLEGNTAPDGESDSSSDNCVIVGYVKPLAERTPELVELSSDSEESVDDGKSGDAMKPQPIQFHVFSVSDASGCSSPCSPISKDGKRSQKSSASPSHKKMVSKKNEEDTSKMKDSSAKDSLQSSSTRRDHVCSPCSHGLSRRRSRSSESYSQHSRNRHSHSQRSRRNHSSKERFKSGSSRSRDSSRHKSKRDKRRSRPRDVSLSRKSQTLPLSSESTISRDVSRSRSRSNDHGRRRSRSRESDYYYTRDNYQSRYQWDYTFYSRNMDRDGYESSYRRRTEARAHYSRQSASPEYRIQSFSERINTRNQRGHHESRYYYYERRRSRSRSSNRSRTTSDRMRCEKPGGKRKYKTRHLENSHEYAASPCDGKGSDLQKSLSKYSGCYKNEDIIDNQASTEARHKKNKKKTRSPSVEIIYEGRATDTTRHHKKKKKKHKKKHRRHHTGNSSHSSPVVITIDSDTDKETGTQENTECDSSISWTTTTQLNETPSPILGTSDGKDEYTEAGESGLLDKDSSINTTRGDLDNDTGNVDHQFQEISNEQALAVAGDSSASDIGTTLLSNAETIQTESSSQLPSSRATFVENSERPPLILRLPKRLIDRSYWLDSPEEKM; from the exons ATGGGTGACCCACTGAACTACCTCACAGAGCGCGGGTGCCGCCGCCGCCCTCGTCACGGGGGGGAAGAGCCGCGCGCGGGCCTGGGCccgggccccagccccggccgctGCCGCCGCCAGAGACTCAAAGCGGCGGACGCGGGGCAGCCCCACGGGAAGGCCAAACCGTCCGCACCGGGCAGTGGCGCCGCT AATGTGACCTCAACAACTGAGGAGTTTACAGTGGATAGAAGCTTTTCACCTAAAGCTGGCACGAGCAAGCTACATCAGACAATGCCAGCAGATACATCTCCAGACTCTAAATGTCCAATCTGCTTGGACAGATTTGATAATGTGGCCTACCTAGATCGTTGTTTGCATAGATTCTGCTTTCGCTGTGTACAGGAGTGGTCAAAGAACAAAGCTGTGTGTCCACTCTGCAAACAGCCTTTCCATTCTATCTTCCATACTGTGAGAGCTGAAGATGATTTCAAGGAGTATATACTCAGACCTTTGCAGAATGGCTCTTTTGCTAGCCCTGATGGGCGGAGATTCCGTTACCGTACTACATTAACAAGGGAACGTCATACGTCAGCTCACGCTCAAAGGAGTTCTTCTCGAAGGACACTGTCACCTCCAGATAATGGGGTATTATTTGAAGGATTATCTGGTCAACCAGTACGACAAAGAGATGGAGGAATTCGTCAGATGATTAGACGGCTTGCATCAAGGAGACAAGCTAGTGCAGAGGGTAGGTCTCTGCGGCAAATTCAAGAAGAAGATATAATTAATTTCCGAAGAGCTCTGTATCGTTCTGGTGTGCGTGTCAGAAATATTCAAGATGGTGGTCGTTACAGAGACATTTCAGCAGAGTTTTTCCGCAGGAACCCTGCCTGTCTTCACAGATTAGTGCCATGGCTGAAGCGTGAGCTAACAGTCCTGTTTGGTGCCCATGGGTCTCTAGTCAATATTGTACAGCATATCATCATGAGTAATGTAACTAGGTATGATTTGGAGAGTCAGGCCTTTGCTGATGACTTAAAGCCTTTCTTGCTCCATCGTACTAACCACTTTTTACATGAATTCATCAGCTTTGCCAGATGTCCCTTTAATATCGAGGCATATGATCAGCATGCCAATTATGATTGTCCTGCTCCTTCATATGAAGAAGGAAGCCAGTCGGAATCATCAGTTATTACAATATCTCCAGATGAGACTGATTCCCAAGAACCAGATCATAATGCATCCGCAGCTAATGTTGATCAGGCACCTTGGGATGATGAAACTCCAGGGCCATCATATTCCAGCTCAGAGCAGGTTCATGTTGCCATGGCTTCTCCTTTGGATACTTCAGAAACTTCTGATGAGGAACCAAGTAGAAATGGAACTAAGCTGCCAGGGCAGTTAGAAGGTAATACAGCCCCAGATGGTGAAAGTGATTCTTCTTCAGACAACTGTGTCATTGTCGGGTATGTTAAGCCATTAGCTGAAAGAACACCAGAACTTGTTGAGCTTTCTTCAGACTCTGAGGAGTCAGTTGATGATGGGAAAAGTGGGGATGCAATGAAACCACAGCCTATCCAGTTTCACGTCTTTAGTGTCAGTGATGCTAGTGGGTGCTCATCACCGTGCTCTCCAATATCGAAGGATGGTAAACGTAGCCAGAAGAGCAGCGCTTCACCCTCACATAAGAAGATGGTATCCAAAAAGAATGAGGAAGATACAAGCAAAATGAAAGATTCATCTGCAAAGGATTCACTACAAAGTTCCTCCACAAGAAGGGATCATGTGTGTTCTCCATGCAGCCATGGATTATCCAGGAGGCGATCAAGAAGTTCAGAATCCTATTCACAGCATTCTCGCAACAGACACAGTCATAGCCAGAGATCCAGGAGGAATCATAGCAGTAAAGAGAGGTTTAAAAGTGGATCATCAAGAAGCAGAGATAGTAGCAGACATAAAAGCAAAAGAGACAAAAGGAGGTCAAGACCTCGAGATGTAAGTTTATCTAGAAAAAGCCAGACACTACCTCTAAGTAGTGAGAGCACTATATCCAGAGATGTAAGCAGGTCAAGATCCCGGAGTAATGACCATGGCAGGCGAAGATCAAGGAGTAGAGAGAGTGATTATTATTATACAAGGGATAATTACCAAAGTAGATACCAGTGGGACTACACTTTTTATAGTAGAAACATGGATAGAGATGGCTATGAATCCTCATACAGGAGGAGAACTGAGGCAAGAGCTCATTATTCAAGACAGTCAGCTAGTCCAGAGTATAGAATACAGTCCTTTTCTGAGAGGATAAATACTCGAAATCAGAGAGGTCACCATGAAAGTCGGTATTACTACTATGAAAGACGCAGATCAAGGAGTCGATCCAGTAATAGATCTCGGACGACTTCTGATAGAATGCGATGTGAAAAGCCTGGTGGAAAAAGGAAATACAAAACTCGCCACTTAGAGAATTCACATGAGTATGCAGCAAGCCCTTGTGATGGGAAAGGAAGTGATCTCCAGAAGTCTCTGTCAAAATACAGTGGTTGCTACAAAAATGAGGACATTATAGACAACCAAGCAAGCACTGAGGCTAGgcataaaaagaataaaaaaaagacaagaaGTCCGAGTGTAGAGATTATTTATGAAGGAAGAGCAACTGATACAACCAGAcatcataaaaagaaaaagaaaaagcacaagAAGAAACACAGGAGGCATCATACAGGTAATTCATCACATTCTTCTCCAGTTGTGATTACAATTGACAGTGATACTGATAAGGAAACTGGAACACAAGAAAACACTGAGTGTGATAGTAGTATCTCTTGGACAACCACAACACAGTTAAATGAGACTCCGTCCCCTATCCTGGGAACAAGTGATGGTAAGGATGAGTACACAGAAGCTGGTGAAAGTGGACTGTTGGACAAGGATTCTAGTATTAATACCACTAGGGGGGACTTAGATAATGACACTGGAAATGTAGATCATCAGTTTCAGGAAATATCGAACGAGCAGGCTCTTGCAGTGGCAGGTGACAGTAGTGCATCTGACATAGGAACTACTCTACTTAGCAATGCTGAAACTATACAAACTGAATCATCCAGTCAGTTGCCTTCTTCCAGAGCAACATTTGTAGAGAATTCGGAGAGACCACCTTTGATATTAAGACTGCCAAAGAGACTTATTGACAGATCCTATTGGCTTGACTCTCCAGAAGAAAAGATGTAA
- the TOPORS gene encoding E3 ubiquitin-protein ligase Topors isoform X2, which translates to MPADTSPDSKCPICLDRFDNVAYLDRCLHRFCFRCVQEWSKNKAVCPLCKQPFHSIFHTVRAEDDFKEYILRPLQNGSFASPDGRRFRYRTTLTRERHTSAHAQRSSSRRTLSPPDNGVLFEGLSGQPVRQRDGGIRQMIRRLASRRQASAEGRSLRQIQEEDIINFRRALYRSGVRVRNIQDGGRYRDISAEFFRRNPACLHRLVPWLKRELTVLFGAHGSLVNIVQHIIMSNVTRYDLESQAFADDLKPFLLHRTNHFLHEFISFARCPFNIEAYDQHANYDCPAPSYEEGSQSESSVITISPDETDSQEPDHNASAANVDQAPWDDETPGPSYSSSEQVHVAMASPLDTSETSDEEPSRNGTKLPGQLEGNTAPDGESDSSSDNCVIVGYVKPLAERTPELVELSSDSEESVDDGKSGDAMKPQPIQFHVFSVSDASGCSSPCSPISKDGKRSQKSSASPSHKKMVSKKNEEDTSKMKDSSAKDSLQSSSTRRDHVCSPCSHGLSRRRSRSSESYSQHSRNRHSHSQRSRRNHSSKERFKSGSSRSRDSSRHKSKRDKRRSRPRDVSLSRKSQTLPLSSESTISRDVSRSRSRSNDHGRRRSRSRESDYYYTRDNYQSRYQWDYTFYSRNMDRDGYESSYRRRTEARAHYSRQSASPEYRIQSFSERINTRNQRGHHESRYYYYERRRSRSRSSNRSRTTSDRMRCEKPGGKRKYKTRHLENSHEYAASPCDGKGSDLQKSLSKYSGCYKNEDIIDNQASTEARHKKNKKKTRSPSVEIIYEGRATDTTRHHKKKKKKHKKKHRRHHTGNSSHSSPVVITIDSDTDKETGTQENTECDSSISWTTTTQLNETPSPILGTSDGKDEYTEAGESGLLDKDSSINTTRGDLDNDTGNVDHQFQEISNEQALAVAGDSSASDIGTTLLSNAETIQTESSSQLPSSRATFVENSERPPLILRLPKRLIDRSYWLDSPEEKM; encoded by the coding sequence ATGCCAGCAGATACATCTCCAGACTCTAAATGTCCAATCTGCTTGGACAGATTTGATAATGTGGCCTACCTAGATCGTTGTTTGCATAGATTCTGCTTTCGCTGTGTACAGGAGTGGTCAAAGAACAAAGCTGTGTGTCCACTCTGCAAACAGCCTTTCCATTCTATCTTCCATACTGTGAGAGCTGAAGATGATTTCAAGGAGTATATACTCAGACCTTTGCAGAATGGCTCTTTTGCTAGCCCTGATGGGCGGAGATTCCGTTACCGTACTACATTAACAAGGGAACGTCATACGTCAGCTCACGCTCAAAGGAGTTCTTCTCGAAGGACACTGTCACCTCCAGATAATGGGGTATTATTTGAAGGATTATCTGGTCAACCAGTACGACAAAGAGATGGAGGAATTCGTCAGATGATTAGACGGCTTGCATCAAGGAGACAAGCTAGTGCAGAGGGTAGGTCTCTGCGGCAAATTCAAGAAGAAGATATAATTAATTTCCGAAGAGCTCTGTATCGTTCTGGTGTGCGTGTCAGAAATATTCAAGATGGTGGTCGTTACAGAGACATTTCAGCAGAGTTTTTCCGCAGGAACCCTGCCTGTCTTCACAGATTAGTGCCATGGCTGAAGCGTGAGCTAACAGTCCTGTTTGGTGCCCATGGGTCTCTAGTCAATATTGTACAGCATATCATCATGAGTAATGTAACTAGGTATGATTTGGAGAGTCAGGCCTTTGCTGATGACTTAAAGCCTTTCTTGCTCCATCGTACTAACCACTTTTTACATGAATTCATCAGCTTTGCCAGATGTCCCTTTAATATCGAGGCATATGATCAGCATGCCAATTATGATTGTCCTGCTCCTTCATATGAAGAAGGAAGCCAGTCGGAATCATCAGTTATTACAATATCTCCAGATGAGACTGATTCCCAAGAACCAGATCATAATGCATCCGCAGCTAATGTTGATCAGGCACCTTGGGATGATGAAACTCCAGGGCCATCATATTCCAGCTCAGAGCAGGTTCATGTTGCCATGGCTTCTCCTTTGGATACTTCAGAAACTTCTGATGAGGAACCAAGTAGAAATGGAACTAAGCTGCCAGGGCAGTTAGAAGGTAATACAGCCCCAGATGGTGAAAGTGATTCTTCTTCAGACAACTGTGTCATTGTCGGGTATGTTAAGCCATTAGCTGAAAGAACACCAGAACTTGTTGAGCTTTCTTCAGACTCTGAGGAGTCAGTTGATGATGGGAAAAGTGGGGATGCAATGAAACCACAGCCTATCCAGTTTCACGTCTTTAGTGTCAGTGATGCTAGTGGGTGCTCATCACCGTGCTCTCCAATATCGAAGGATGGTAAACGTAGCCAGAAGAGCAGCGCTTCACCCTCACATAAGAAGATGGTATCCAAAAAGAATGAGGAAGATACAAGCAAAATGAAAGATTCATCTGCAAAGGATTCACTACAAAGTTCCTCCACAAGAAGGGATCATGTGTGTTCTCCATGCAGCCATGGATTATCCAGGAGGCGATCAAGAAGTTCAGAATCCTATTCACAGCATTCTCGCAACAGACACAGTCATAGCCAGAGATCCAGGAGGAATCATAGCAGTAAAGAGAGGTTTAAAAGTGGATCATCAAGAAGCAGAGATAGTAGCAGACATAAAAGCAAAAGAGACAAAAGGAGGTCAAGACCTCGAGATGTAAGTTTATCTAGAAAAAGCCAGACACTACCTCTAAGTAGTGAGAGCACTATATCCAGAGATGTAAGCAGGTCAAGATCCCGGAGTAATGACCATGGCAGGCGAAGATCAAGGAGTAGAGAGAGTGATTATTATTATACAAGGGATAATTACCAAAGTAGATACCAGTGGGACTACACTTTTTATAGTAGAAACATGGATAGAGATGGCTATGAATCCTCATACAGGAGGAGAACTGAGGCAAGAGCTCATTATTCAAGACAGTCAGCTAGTCCAGAGTATAGAATACAGTCCTTTTCTGAGAGGATAAATACTCGAAATCAGAGAGGTCACCATGAAAGTCGGTATTACTACTATGAAAGACGCAGATCAAGGAGTCGATCCAGTAATAGATCTCGGACGACTTCTGATAGAATGCGATGTGAAAAGCCTGGTGGAAAAAGGAAATACAAAACTCGCCACTTAGAGAATTCACATGAGTATGCAGCAAGCCCTTGTGATGGGAAAGGAAGTGATCTCCAGAAGTCTCTGTCAAAATACAGTGGTTGCTACAAAAATGAGGACATTATAGACAACCAAGCAAGCACTGAGGCTAGgcataaaaagaataaaaaaaagacaagaaGTCCGAGTGTAGAGATTATTTATGAAGGAAGAGCAACTGATACAACCAGAcatcataaaaagaaaaagaaaaagcacaagAAGAAACACAGGAGGCATCATACAGGTAATTCATCACATTCTTCTCCAGTTGTGATTACAATTGACAGTGATACTGATAAGGAAACTGGAACACAAGAAAACACTGAGTGTGATAGTAGTATCTCTTGGACAACCACAACACAGTTAAATGAGACTCCGTCCCCTATCCTGGGAACAAGTGATGGTAAGGATGAGTACACAGAAGCTGGTGAAAGTGGACTGTTGGACAAGGATTCTAGTATTAATACCACTAGGGGGGACTTAGATAATGACACTGGAAATGTAGATCATCAGTTTCAGGAAATATCGAACGAGCAGGCTCTTGCAGTGGCAGGTGACAGTAGTGCATCTGACATAGGAACTACTCTACTTAGCAATGCTGAAACTATACAAACTGAATCATCCAGTCAGTTGCCTTCTTCCAGAGCAACATTTGTAGAGAATTCGGAGAGACCACCTTTGATATTAAGACTGCCAAAGAGACTTATTGACAGATCCTATTGGCTTGACTCTCCAGAAGAAAAGATGTAA